A genome region from Trichosurus vulpecula isolate mTriVul1 chromosome 5, mTriVul1.pri, whole genome shotgun sequence includes the following:
- the PTF1A gene encoding pancreas transcription factor 1 subunit alpha has product MDAVLLEHFPGGLDAFPSPYFDEEDFFTDQSSRDPLEDGEELLPDEQAEVDFLSHQLHEYYYRDGARLLLPPPQSAQHPPGAPPGVPGESDAGGGFCCEAGAPSGGSSFPDSPSPRSPAPCLAYQCSGGGTVLSPGGRLRGLSSAAAAAAAAAAAAAARRRRRVRSEAELQQLRQAANVRERRRMQSINDAFEGLRSHIPTLPYEKRLSKVDTLRLAIGYINFLSELVQSDLPLRGGGGGGYVRAGAGGGLGGDGLGSQAKKVIICHRGTRSPSPSDPDYGLPPLAGHSLSWTDEKQLKEQNIIRTAKVWTPEDPRKLNNKSSLNNIENEPPFDFVS; this is encoded by the exons ATGGACGCAGTGCTACTGGAGCACTTTCCAGGGGGGCTGGACGCCTTCCCCTCGCCCTATTTTGATGAGGAGGACTTCTTTACTGACCAATCCTCCCGGGACCCCCTGGAGGACGGCGAAGAGCTGCTGCCGGACGAGCAGGCGGAGGTGGACTTTCTCAGCCACCAGCTACACGAGTACTACTACCGGGACGGAGCGCGGCTACTCCTGCCTCCTCCCCAGTCTGCCCAGCACCCTCCAGGGGCGCCGCCGGGGGTCCCCGGAGAGTCAGACGCCGGAGGCGGCTTCTGCTGCGAAGCCGGGGCGCCCTCCGGCGGCAGCAGCTTCCCAGACTCCCCCAGCCCGAGGTCTCCCGCGCCCTGCCTCGCCTATCAGTGCTCGGGAGGAGGCACGGTGCTTTCCCCCGGGGGGCGGCTGCGGGGACTGAGCAGCGCAGCcgctgcggcggcggcggcggcggcggcggcggcggcgcggcggcggcggcgggtgCGCTCTGAGGCGGAGTTGCAGCAGTTGCGGCAGGCGGCCAACGTGCGGGAGAGGCGGCGGATGCAGTCTATCAACGACGCCTTCGAAGGGCTGCGCTCGCACATCCCTACGTTGCCCTACGAGAAGCGACTCTCCAAGGTGGACACGTTGCGCCTCGCCATCGGCTACATCAACTTCCTGAGCGAGCTTGTCCAGTCTGACCTCCCCCTTCgcggaggaggaggtggaggctaCGTCAGAGCTGGGGCCGGCGGTGGTCTGGGAGGGGACGGTCTCGGGAGCCAGGCCAAGAAGGTCATCATCTGCCACCGGGGCACCC GATCCCCATCCCCCAGCGACCCAGATTATGGACTTCCGCCCCTGGCAGGGCATTCTCTGTCGTGGACAGATGAAAAGCAACTCAAAGAGCAAAACATTATCCGAACAGCGAAAGTGTGGACTCCAGAAGACCCCAGGAAACTAAACAACAAATCCTCCCTCAACAACATAGAGAATGAACCACCCTTTGATTTTGTGTCCTAA